The segment CCTGTACAACATAACATGCTGAAATGAATAAGTGATAATGACTTACGCGACGATTCTTCAGGTTGTTTAAGTTTAGGGCATTCGTAAGTTCAGCTGCAGTCATAGCATTTGGCATGTCTTGTTTGTTGGCAAATACTAAGATAACTGCATCCCTCAGCTCATCTTCTTTTAACTGTAATCGTTTAAGACAATGTTTGAACATGACATAATTGCAATATAGGAAATATTGTATAGTCAGTAATTTGAATTAAAGGAAAAggaaactttaaaattgtaatgaaaCAAACCATGTTTGCCAGTTCGTTTTCGGCTTCTGCTATTCTCTTTGTGTCGCTGGAGTCCACCACGAAGATTAATCCTTGCGTGTTCTGGTAATAATGGCGCCAAAGCGGCCTGATCTTGTCCTGACCGCCGACGTCCCACACCGTAAAACTGATGTTTTTGTACTCAACAGTTTCTACATTGAAGCCGATAGTTGGTATTGTAGTTACAATTTCTCCCAGCTTTAGTTTGTAAAGTATGGTAGTTTTTCCAGCGGCATCAAGTCCGACTGAAAGGAAAGTCACACATATGCCATATTAGAATTacaagttgtaaaataaaaaccaatctGATAACATATAAGAATTCTACGCAATCTACAACCGATGAGCTGTCATGTCTTACCCATAAGGATACGCATTTGTTTTTTTCCGAAAAGCCGTGTGAAAACACTTGATATTGTTAAACCCATTGTTGATTATTCTgtagattgtttttatttactaatttatagaACTAAAAGgcaaattttatttgcaataacacaAAAAGAACGAAATAAAATTGGATGACCATACAGCACGTCAACCGCGTCGACGTTTTATTTcacagattattttattttttttataaagggcAAGCACTATTTAACACGTCACTCTTATAATGCAAGTTTAGTCGATTAttgatataatgttataatttttggcttaataattgtaatttttataaaaaaatatttatcacataattttTCGAACTATCTTTCAGAAAGTATAAATATTGACATGGATTCAAGTaaatctaaatgaaatcaataattTCATAGACTAGAAATAACTTAGAAAATTTTCGAAACTATGGTTGACTTGAAAAACTTGACATTGAATTTTGACATCCAATGAAAATCTGATGATGAGAGTTTTGCTGTCATGCGTCGTCATAGAAACGATTTATTTTAGaaacttttcattttttttgGCTGATATCGACATGGAGATATACGATggtgagttttttttaaagttaattcgatcatttaatatttttttatttcgcacAAACTCATCCCATTCGGCGCCATTattcaaaattgtaaaataataccagttttaatttataattataaagacaCTGTTATTGTTGATTGATTTCGTCtatcaaacaaaatttattacaatttaacaaTCTTTATAGCGTAAAGTGTAAGCTTCACAACTgtcctattattatttatcccatattaaaaattacgtaaaGACTAGACTAAACAATGATTGAATGTTATATTCCatctttttattatgttttataggaCTGTGAAATTCACATGTCAAAAGTGATGATCATATTGTGTATTCGTTTGAGGAAATCTATGAATGTCATAATGTTTACCACCTGTTTTCCACCAACGTATTTACAGTATCTAATCGATACCTGCTTACTGCTTAGCATTCCTGTGATATGTGTGTACccaagtttttattattagcacAAAACTCGTTTTGCAACCGATCAGAGACTATCAATCAAGAGCCGCTATAGGTGTTAAGATGCAGGCGTTgtgttttaatgtattaatagtTTGAGGTTTTTAAAACCTATACGAATAAATCATCTACGCGTCGCGATGCACTGTGGCATTGATTGTAGAATATAGTATATCTATTATATCTCGCTGCTTTGCTGATAATCGACgtataagtattatttgtaaatatctatatacattacatacatattgtatacaatttaaaacaacattacCTATTACAATATAAGAAGCGAGTAGCGACTAGCGACTTTTATCGCTCAGACATATATTTCTAAGAAATACCTAACAGGCAAACTTTAATAGTTGTGCTGGCTCACCGTTCGCGTGATATacggtaaaatataaattcttaagTTTGAGACACAAAGATAAATCGTATCTATCTCTACTTTCATTCACAACAacgtcatattttataaaattttacacacccACTGGCGTAGTTTTTTGCCTCACACTGCCTACATAAAAACCTATGTTCTGGTTATATGACGCAAACAAAATCATACAGATGAAGTCTAAGATACCTAAAATAATTACGTAAAATTTTTATGGTCAAATAGGTCTTCTCTTAATCTTAAATCTTTTCATAAAGATTGATAGAAGTCTACGTTTAACGTTTATACGAAGTTAACATTACATACCAATCAACATTGTTCCCATTCTCCATAAGGTGATCAAATCAGATATGGCCAGCCGGTGTTTTATCGCGTGGTGCCTATGGTCAGTCAATATGCACGCGCAATAGGTCACATTACGTCATCAGTCAAATCATGACCAAATAAAACGGTGCGACTTAGGTCCTATAGCGTTTGGGTCAGTCGGGAATAGCACTCATTGTTCTACGGtgattattaactttaataacacCACGAGCCGAGTTAAGGTCGTGTATCTTTTGTTTTCGTGTTTAAAGCGGCTTACTGCAAGcctaaaaaaactttaaaacaaggAACAAATTACAGAAATACTTGACGAAgtctcattttaaaataaaaggagaCGAATCAAATTGAATATGATGATTAATGATCATACATAAATGACTAGACGAAAGAGTTTAACTTAATAACTATAATCAAGCGTCTGTAATGTGCTGCGTTCACCTTTCCAAGATGTGCATTACCGGCTTGTATCACTTCCTAAAAAGGTGTTCTGAATATTATTTTCCCGTGAGAAACAAAAATACTATCGTCAGCTATTACAATTCTAATTATTAAGCGTGTTATATAACACGAGTGTTCATTTCGTATTGTTAAGCCCAAAAGCCTATTAATTTCAACAGCCATACCATTTGTGCCGTAACGATACACGAACCAACATTTGGTGTTCGACTTTACTaacttaattttagttttataagaaaatatgagAATATTCcctttcattttttataaagtttaattaaagttCTTTTTTATGAGAATATTTTGCCAGCAGTCgctacttataaataattttaaatattgaactgTTAATTTATTCTGTTAACTCAGGTCTATATCGCTAGAGCGATAgtcagaggtgcaactagtgtTTCTACCAATACTATCTGTTTATTTCCATCCCGGGGTAAAATGAAGAGCATATAGaaatatcggatacaaattctgACGTTGGAAAactcgaaatatatttttcgaatcgcaactcatatttttgtttactgttCGAAACGACTATTTTTTGGACACGCTAATTTCACCCTACTTACCACTGAACCttatggtaagtagagtaggaCAGAGCATCAACTCACGAAACATTATTagtacccctcgccagtcgagaCAATTACGCTGACCTTTTGTTGCGAtacaattactatttttaaaatttctggTCAAATAGTAAATAGTGGATTCTAGTACATTGCACCTTTACGCAGTGTCTATGAGGTCGGTCGGAGACCTCTGGCACGTTGCCAGGTGTGTCAACTTACCCAAGTAATTACGATTTGTAAAGAGAACATGTTGCGAACACTAATCAACAATGTGGCATGTTCATCTTTGGTATCTCTAACTATCCATTTGGGAAAGGCGCGGCGAATTTCATAAAAAGGGAGTTAATATTTTACCCGTTTAATTAAATTGCCCTCGTTCAATTTAACCGTCGCGAATCTTCTAAATTCTTTTCACCTTCATAGGGCTTAGTTTACCTTGTAACTCCAGTTTTAACACTATGATATAACCAAGTATTGGATTAATGGCATGTATTGCATTGTTCACATAATCATGCCTTCTATAGAGGATTGTGCAGTGATCTCTACATTTTTCGTAACGCCTTTCGTAATATGTTTTGATACATCCCACTAGCCCCGGGCTGTAGGTAAACATTTACAAACACTCGCAGTTTAATGGATTATAACTATAACACTTGggtgtttaaattatatactgCTGTTAAAGTCGGATCGCCATTTATACGGATGTCGCCTTTAAATTGTCggtttcagttatttttaagaagcaGCCGCACGTAACTAAAACCATTATGGGAATTACTCTGATTACTCAATAATTACAGAACTCATTAATATAATGTTCGTATTTGATTCTACCTTGATTTTTTGGCGCTTCTAAATGCGTCGACTTATAATTAACATACTTTTAAAGATATATAATGTTTTGAGACTgtgttttttcataatatattatgcattttttcaatttttgcAACCAAAGAGGTTAAAAATGCGTGGTAGAGtcgctatttttatttctttatcatcTTTATTATAGGTATCAGAAACGATATAAGGAAATAATGATTTCATGAACAGAAA is part of the Manduca sexta isolate Smith_Timp_Sample1 chromosome 10, JHU_Msex_v1.0, whole genome shotgun sequence genome and harbors:
- the LOC115455858 gene encoding ADP-ribosylation factor 2, which encodes MGLTISSVFTRLFGKKQMRILMVGLDAAGKTTILYKLKLGEIVTTIPTIGFNVETVEYKNISFTVWDVGGQDKIRPLWRHYYQNTQGLIFVVDSSDTKRIAEAENELANMLKEDELRDAVILVFANKQDMPNAMTAAELTNALNLNNLKNRRWYIQATCATQGQGLYEGLDWLSNELAKK